The proteins below come from a single Streptomyces sp. SCSIO 75703 genomic window:
- a CDS encoding AAA family ATPase, translating to MRLTRLKVVNYARLQDLDIEVRKHLVVVGANDVGKTSLLRMLNLTLGATLGQLYQSLSRADLRDQDQPLTVEAVLADFSIIEKALFHREIDIDASSDAASLTVRLDVQPNEDDVEAVVIHRVLTGTADRRAPTRQQLDAFGWRYLPATRGTNGAQLGGPNSALQLMFDSLDMGAERAALTAILGDFNDKLHVSESLTKLRKKIAGHLAKAMPRQVTANDLAVRTAADPGASVLEGVSMFLHRDDQYVPIAQQSDGLRQLMALTLFDLAENAANIIAVDEPELHLHPASQRTIAELFAAAENQKIVCTHSPYVLQRFEPAQVLVVAPGGDVHQVPDGGLGAVEKLRAQWWSPRLLEALTARYVIAVEGVADRIIVEAAARALGIGLDRLGVVVFELDGADKFRHVYKMLGPNGFGVHVLGLVDKAEEGIFLGAIGGRPKDLIGTKVWSSDSDLEDEYCKALTGPGAGRILIDAGVCRLEGLLQACGASSEDELTSEAVAAYCRRNKTDAATAIADAITREQAEAIGSVAGILTRAKELAGG from the coding sequence GTGAGGCTCACCAGGCTGAAAGTCGTCAACTACGCCCGATTGCAAGACCTCGACATCGAGGTTCGCAAGCACCTTGTCGTCGTGGGCGCAAACGATGTCGGCAAGACGTCGCTCCTGCGGATGCTTAACCTCACGCTAGGCGCCACGCTCGGCCAGTTGTACCAGAGTCTGTCACGAGCGGATCTTCGGGACCAGGATCAGCCACTGACCGTGGAGGCGGTTCTGGCCGACTTCTCCATCATCGAGAAAGCCCTGTTCCACCGTGAGATCGACATCGATGCCAGCTCCGACGCCGCATCGCTGACGGTCCGTCTCGATGTGCAGCCCAACGAGGATGACGTGGAGGCTGTGGTCATCCACCGGGTCCTGACCGGTACGGCAGACCGTCGCGCGCCGACTCGCCAGCAGCTCGACGCGTTCGGCTGGCGCTACCTGCCGGCCACGCGCGGGACGAACGGGGCGCAGCTTGGGGGCCCGAACAGTGCCCTGCAGCTGATGTTCGACAGCCTCGACATGGGCGCGGAGCGGGCCGCCCTCACGGCGATCCTCGGCGATTTCAACGACAAGCTCCACGTCAGCGAGAGTCTGACCAAGCTCCGCAAGAAGATCGCGGGGCACTTGGCCAAGGCTATGCCGCGCCAGGTCACCGCCAACGATCTGGCTGTGCGCACCGCGGCCGACCCGGGTGCGTCCGTGCTGGAGGGCGTCTCGATGTTTCTCCATCGCGATGACCAGTACGTGCCGATCGCCCAGCAGTCGGATGGTCTTCGCCAGCTGATGGCGCTCACCCTGTTCGACCTTGCCGAGAACGCCGCGAACATCATCGCGGTCGACGAACCGGAACTCCACCTGCATCCTGCCAGCCAGCGGACCATCGCCGAGTTGTTCGCCGCGGCCGAAAACCAGAAGATCGTCTGCACGCACTCGCCGTACGTTCTGCAGCGCTTCGAGCCGGCCCAGGTGCTGGTGGTTGCCCCCGGTGGGGATGTGCACCAGGTGCCGGATGGTGGCCTGGGTGCGGTGGAGAAGCTCCGCGCCCAATGGTGGTCCCCGCGCCTGCTAGAAGCCCTGACCGCCCGCTACGTCATCGCGGTCGAAGGCGTCGCCGACAGGATCATCGTCGAAGCGGCAGCACGGGCACTCGGTATCGGGCTCGACCGTCTCGGCGTAGTCGTCTTCGAACTGGACGGTGCCGACAAGTTCCGGCACGTCTACAAAATGCTCGGACCAAACGGCTTCGGCGTGCACGTCCTGGGCCTCGTAGACAAGGCCGAGGAAGGCATCTTCCTCGGTGCTATCGGGGGCCGGCCGAAGGATCTGATCGGAACGAAGGTCTGGTCCAGCGACAGCGACCTGGAGGATGAGTACTGCAAAGCGCTGACCGGGCCTGGCGCCGGCCGCATCCTCATCGACGCAGGCGTGTGCCGACTCGAGGGGCTCCTCCAGGCGTGTGGTGCCTCCAGCGAGGATGAGCTCACGTCCGAAGCCGTCGCGGCCTACTGCCGCAGGAACAAGACCGATGCGGCCACAGCCATCGCGGACGCGATAACCCGTGAACAAGCGGAGGCGATAGGTAGCGTCGCTGGAATCCTCACCCGGGCTAAGGAACTGGCCGGAGGATGA
- a CDS encoding helix-turn-helix transcriptional regulator: MLKQHRDQMGWTQAEAVSHVPEMGSAPALSKYETGRQAQDPARVDLFLRACGATDAVREEAARSLQRMQNSPSWANPSDVVSEPLAGLFALEATSKMIRTYQENGVPGMLQTRRHARALMMGVADAQPTEEGRRTYRKLVKRRLEIRLQRQALLDATDGSDDSLMYEAVLSQGVLHAPVGGPAVHCEQLLHLFTLAATRPNIHIRILPWSASHEGVAFHPSMMLLKPYENTVGRALYLETRNSSGNLLVDDEEIEKYQASLEDLWTRALSKTESLDLLEQYIEPLLAEFRAKQEDI; this comes from the coding sequence ATGCTGAAGCAGCACCGGGATCAGATGGGCTGGACGCAGGCCGAAGCCGTCTCTCACGTCCCGGAGATGGGGTCGGCCCCCGCCCTGAGCAAGTACGAGACCGGGAGGCAGGCCCAGGACCCGGCCCGAGTCGACCTCTTCCTCCGTGCCTGCGGAGCCACGGACGCCGTGCGGGAGGAGGCAGCGCGGTCCCTGCAGCGGATGCAGAACTCGCCGTCATGGGCCAACCCCTCCGACGTGGTTTCGGAGCCCCTGGCCGGACTGTTCGCCCTGGAGGCCACCTCCAAGATGATCCGGACCTACCAGGAGAACGGCGTCCCCGGCATGCTCCAGACCCGCCGGCATGCCCGCGCCCTGATGATGGGCGTGGCCGACGCGCAGCCCACCGAGGAGGGCCGGCGCACCTACCGCAAGCTGGTGAAGCGGCGCCTGGAGATTCGGCTGCAGCGCCAGGCCCTCCTCGACGCGACAGACGGATCGGACGATTCCCTGATGTACGAGGCCGTCTTGTCGCAGGGCGTGCTCCACGCGCCGGTCGGTGGGCCGGCCGTGCACTGCGAACAGTTGCTGCACCTGTTCACTCTCGCGGCGACCCGGCCGAACATCCACATCCGTATCCTGCCGTGGTCGGCCAGCCACGAGGGCGTGGCCTTCCACCCGTCGATGATGCTGCTCAAACCGTACGAGAACACGGTCGGCCGTGCCTTGTACCTGGAGACCCGGAACAGCAGCGGCAACCTGCTGGTCGACGACGAGGAAATCGAGAAGTACCAGGCGTCTCTGGAGGACCTGTGGACGAGGGCCTTGTCAAAGACCGAGTCGTTGGATCTCCTTGAGCAGTACATCGAACCGCTTCTCGCAGAGTTCCGTGCGAAGCAGGAGGATATCTAG
- a CDS encoding SAM-dependent methyltransferase has translation MDVSKPSVARMYDHFLGGTDNYRADRDACEELLRIAPSTRELALVNRAFLVRAVRYLAREHGVRHFLDHGSGLPTRPNVHQVAQSVDASSEVVYIDNDPVVLAHGRMMLAEDPATTAVLDADMRDTEAIFDSPEVRRLLRSGEPVAALFVSVLHCIPGRDDPWALVRRVAERLPAGSYLVISQLASGNPELRKKITDFMAEITGNQWGEVRGINEVERFFDGLDLLETEKPVEVSRWLPDSDLAPRQRTEEWIEYGGVARIV, from the coding sequence ATTGATGTCAGTAAGCCCAGTGTTGCCAGAATGTACGACCACTTTCTCGGCGGAACCGACAATTATCGGGCTGACCGGGACGCCTGTGAAGAACTACTTCGTATCGCTCCGAGTACACGCGAACTTGCCCTGGTAAATCGGGCGTTCCTGGTGCGGGCGGTTCGTTACCTTGCCCGTGAGCACGGAGTGCGTCACTTCCTCGACCACGGCTCTGGCCTGCCAACACGGCCCAACGTGCACCAAGTTGCGCAGTCGGTCGATGCGTCGAGCGAAGTCGTCTACATCGACAACGACCCCGTGGTCCTTGCCCACGGGCGCATGATGCTCGCCGAGGACCCGGCCACCACGGCAGTTCTCGACGCGGACATGCGTGACACGGAGGCGATCTTCGACAGTCCCGAAGTCCGGAGGCTGCTGCGGAGCGGGGAACCTGTCGCCGCCCTTTTCGTGTCGGTCCTGCACTGCATTCCCGGGCGGGATGATCCGTGGGCTCTCGTCCGTCGCGTTGCCGAGCGTCTTCCTGCCGGGAGTTATCTGGTCATCTCGCAGCTTGCCAGCGGCAACCCAGAACTTCGCAAGAAGATCACCGACTTCATGGCCGAGATTACGGGTAATCAGTGGGGAGAGGTCCGGGGGATAAACGAGGTGGAGCGGTTTTTCGACGGCCTTGACCTGCTGGAGACGGAAAAGCCCGTGGAGGTTTCACGCTGGCTGCCTGACAGTGACCTGGCTCCCCGTCAGCGCACGGAGGAATGGATCGAGTACGGCGGAGTGGCCAGGATCGTCTAG
- a CDS encoding DUF1524 domain-containing protein yields MRRTFALAAAAATLLLPVSAHAVPAPAAAPGGTVTLTVREALDALVVAPEDTTPYKRSYFKHWIDADHDGCNTRQELLLEEAVEAPDQGAGCKLTGGRWYSAYDNTYIDGPSRLDADHRVPLVEAWDSGAPAWTPQERQDFANDLDDPRSLVMVSASSNRSKGGKDPAQWQPPAEVNRCEYNTQWVVVKTRFRLSVDPAERKALGDELIQCPNEEFTVLLAR; encoded by the coding sequence ATGCGCCGTACCTTCGCGCTCGCCGCCGCCGCGGCCACTCTGCTCCTTCCCGTCTCCGCCCACGCTGTCCCGGCCCCAGCCGCAGCCCCAGGGGGCACCGTCACCCTGACCGTCCGCGAGGCGCTGGACGCACTGGTCGTCGCGCCCGAGGACACCACGCCGTACAAGCGTAGCTATTTCAAGCACTGGATCGACGCCGACCACGACGGCTGCAACACCCGACAGGAACTCCTTCTGGAAGAAGCCGTCGAAGCGCCGGATCAGGGCGCCGGCTGCAAGCTGACCGGGGGCCGCTGGTACAGCGCCTACGACAACACCTACATCGACGGGCCCAGCAGACTGGACGCCGACCACCGTGTGCCGCTGGTTGAGGCGTGGGACAGCGGAGCACCCGCCTGGACGCCCCAGGAACGGCAGGACTTCGCCAACGACCTCGACGACCCGCGCTCCCTGGTGATGGTGTCCGCGAGCAGCAACCGCTCCAAAGGAGGAAAGGACCCGGCGCAGTGGCAGCCACCGGCCGAGGTCAACCGGTGCGAGTACAACACCCAGTGGGTGGTGGTGAAGACCCGGTTCCGGCTGTCGGTCGACCCGGCAGAGAGGAAGGCGCTGGGCGACGAGTTGATCCAGTGCCCGAACGAAGAATTTACCGTGCTATTGGCCCGGTAG
- a CDS encoding ATP-dependent helicase, which translates to MNQDTGQDLAYSPAANLLAIAPPGCGKTELLARRAVHLLGALQPHQRILALTFSNRAKQNLRERLLRTLGPQRFSRHVRVTNFHGHAADIIRAHGRTLGLDPNTPMPGRSTLTDAISLFTDGLDIGPAINRRKAIEAALTAAKQGPYDDDEVREALAASGNTFAQQIEAKRLAEGIFHYEDLLRHAQRLLRVEEIARLYQLHYGAVLVDEFQDMSPQQLEIALASSSASRTFVGDPLQGIFSWAGARPAEVERELRHICGEPSRLTLSYRSSPAVLDVVNHVAARLNDVADLRSVRPDAWPQGGAAATAGFNSGAEEAGWIVDRSTEILSAFPKATIGVITRSGWRRKYVDAAFSNAVHLRCQRWDLAIEDNTMVQRLVATVAQLPRQADMERLRSAVLGGIDPGDVDTMEQATNALSEFERLAIQAGSLAAAAAQLRIVEQGSAIEPGVHLLNAHTGKGQQFDWVFVPGFEDWHIPDGRADTAEQLAEELRVVLVMVSRARHGIVITRARSLISKSGNPYATRESQWWPIIVEACPMNANTLAQHISELVSQGAPRDESVSAPPQASEQVRTEVAEDSVATGTVGK; encoded by the coding sequence ATGAATCAGGACACGGGACAGGACCTGGCCTACAGCCCAGCGGCGAATCTCCTGGCCATCGCACCGCCGGGCTGCGGCAAGACGGAGCTGCTCGCCCGACGCGCGGTTCACCTACTCGGTGCGCTACAGCCCCACCAGCGCATCCTCGCACTGACGTTCTCCAATCGCGCGAAGCAGAACCTACGTGAGCGCCTTTTGCGCACTCTGGGACCGCAACGTTTTTCGCGCCACGTCCGAGTTACCAACTTCCACGGGCATGCCGCTGACATCATCCGCGCCCACGGCCGGACTCTCGGGCTCGATCCGAACACTCCGATGCCTGGCCGCTCAACCCTCACCGACGCGATCTCCTTGTTCACCGACGGCCTAGACATCGGCCCTGCCATCAACCGCAGGAAGGCCATCGAAGCGGCCCTGACCGCCGCAAAGCAGGGCCCATACGACGACGATGAGGTGCGCGAAGCCCTCGCCGCCAGCGGTAACACCTTCGCCCAGCAGATCGAGGCCAAGCGTCTCGCAGAAGGGATCTTCCACTACGAGGATCTGCTCCGGCACGCCCAACGGCTGCTCAGGGTCGAGGAGATCGCCCGCCTGTACCAACTGCACTACGGTGCGGTTCTGGTCGACGAGTTCCAGGACATGTCACCGCAGCAGCTGGAGATCGCCCTCGCGAGCAGCTCGGCTAGCCGGACCTTCGTCGGCGACCCCCTTCAGGGGATCTTCAGCTGGGCCGGCGCACGGCCCGCTGAGGTGGAACGGGAGTTGAGGCATATCTGCGGCGAACCAAGCCGGCTCACTCTCTCGTATCGGTCCTCCCCCGCCGTGCTCGACGTCGTGAACCATGTCGCAGCCCGGCTCAACGATGTCGCGGATCTCCGGTCAGTCCGGCCTGATGCCTGGCCTCAGGGCGGGGCCGCAGCCACCGCGGGCTTCAACAGCGGGGCGGAGGAAGCAGGGTGGATTGTGGACCGGTCAACCGAAATCCTGTCTGCCTTTCCCAAGGCGACCATCGGCGTCATCACCCGGTCTGGGTGGCGCCGCAAGTACGTGGATGCGGCGTTCTCGAACGCAGTCCACCTCCGGTGCCAGCGCTGGGACCTCGCGATCGAGGACAACACCATGGTTCAGCGGCTGGTGGCCACGGTTGCCCAGCTGCCGCGCCAAGCCGATATGGAGAGGCTGCGAAGCGCGGTGCTTGGAGGCATCGACCCGGGCGATGTCGACACGATGGAACAGGCGACGAACGCCCTATCAGAGTTCGAACGCCTGGCCATCCAGGCAGGATCTCTCGCCGCGGCGGCAGCCCAACTCCGCATCGTGGAGCAGGGCTCGGCAATCGAGCCGGGCGTCCACTTGCTCAACGCCCACACAGGAAAAGGGCAGCAGTTCGACTGGGTATTCGTGCCCGGCTTCGAGGACTGGCACATCCCAGATGGTCGGGCCGACACCGCCGAGCAACTGGCAGAAGAGCTCCGGGTCGTCCTCGTCATGGTCTCCAGGGCACGCCATGGCATCGTCATCACCCGCGCGCGGTCCCTCATCTCCAAGTCAGGCAATCCCTACGCCACGCGCGAGAGCCAGTGGTGGCCCATAATCGTCGAGGCATGCCCAATGAACGCCAACACCCTCGCCCAGCACATCTCCGAACTGGTATCCCAGGGAGCCCCTCGGGATGAGTCCGTGTCCGCACCGCCACAAGCGTCAGAACAGGTGCGAACCGAGGTCGCGGAGGATTCGGTGGCCACTGGCACAGTAGGCAAATGA
- a CDS encoding DUF5655 domain-containing protein encodes MSGLKLFRMDTANSGMIQVMPRLAEIEADVQGLVEAHMETLLGVRFLASEHSTGPVHGGRIDSLGLDENGSPVIVEYKRGTDAGVINQGLFYLAWLMDHRAEFEHMVRDRLGVTAASQVLWGGPRLICIAGDFTRYDVHAVREHRRSIDLVRYRLFGRDLLGLETVASVSGGVQAARRARRRPVTRAAADVQGAAMVELAGAVDEVLLGLGDGVNRVERKTYRAYQRLRNFACLCPPQRTKLLVYLKVDPQGVDLVPGFTRDVSGLGHHGTGDLEVQLRTPRDVERAQDLFRASYAAA; translated from the coding sequence GTGTCGGGCCTGAAGCTGTTCCGCATGGACACGGCGAATAGCGGCATGATCCAGGTTATGCCGCGTCTTGCTGAGATCGAGGCCGATGTGCAGGGCCTTGTCGAAGCGCACATGGAGACGCTGCTGGGCGTCCGGTTCCTGGCGAGCGAGCACAGCACCGGACCGGTGCACGGGGGTCGGATCGACTCGCTCGGGCTGGACGAGAACGGATCGCCGGTCATCGTCGAGTACAAGCGCGGCACGGACGCCGGCGTCATCAACCAGGGCCTGTTCTACCTGGCCTGGCTGATGGACCACCGGGCGGAGTTCGAGCACATGGTCCGCGACCGGCTCGGGGTGACGGCCGCGTCCCAGGTCCTGTGGGGCGGCCCGCGCCTGATCTGTATCGCCGGCGACTTCACCCGCTACGACGTGCATGCCGTGCGCGAGCACCGGCGGTCGATCGACCTGGTCCGCTACCGACTCTTTGGCAGGGACCTGCTCGGGCTTGAGACGGTGGCCTCCGTGAGCGGCGGGGTGCAGGCGGCCCGCCGGGCGCGGCGCCGGCCTGTTACCCGGGCGGCTGCCGACGTCCAGGGCGCGGCGATGGTGGAGCTGGCGGGCGCGGTCGACGAGGTCCTGCTCGGACTCGGGGACGGTGTGAACCGGGTGGAGCGCAAGACCTACCGGGCGTATCAGCGGCTGCGAAACTTCGCCTGCCTGTGCCCGCCGCAGCGGACTAAGCTGCTGGTTTACCTGAAGGTTGACCCGCAGGGCGTCGACCTCGTTCCGGGCTTCACCCGGGACGTGTCCGGTCTCGGTCACCACGGCACGGGTGATCTGGAGGTGCAGCTCCGTACGCCGAGGGACGTGGAACGCGCGCAGGATTTGTTCCGGGCGAGCTACGCCGCGGCGTAG
- a CDS encoding DUF397 domain-containing protein, producing the protein MSAIYNGISSGELKGVRWIKASRSDGVNECIEVAEVGENIAVRNSRDPQGPALVFTRGELSAFADGVSKGEFRHLTD; encoded by the coding sequence ATGTCTGCGATTTACAACGGAATTAGCTCCGGCGAACTGAAGGGGGTGCGCTGGATCAAGGCGTCCCGCAGCGACGGGGTCAACGAGTGCATCGAGGTGGCCGAGGTCGGCGAAAACATCGCCGTGCGCAACTCCCGGGACCCCCAGGGGCCCGCGCTGGTCTTCACGCGTGGCGAACTGTCCGCTTTCGCCGACGGAGTGAGCAAGGGCGAGTTTCGGCATCTGACCGACTGA
- a CDS encoding IS5 family transposase (programmed frameshift), with product MVERLVPDELWELFQRVVPEAPSRPQGGGRRRHGDREGLAAIVFVATSGCTWQQLPAASFGPSGATAHRRFTEWSKARVWAKLHRLVLDELGARGDLDWSRCAIDSVNMRALKKGDLTGPNPVDRGKFGSKIHLITERTGLPLSVGISGANVHDSQALIPLVKGIPPIRSRRGPRRRRPGKLHADKGYDYRHLRKWLSQRGIRHRIARKGVDTSQRLGRHRWTIERTMSWLAGCRRLHRRYERKAEHFLAFTSIACTLICYRRLAK from the exons ATTGTTGAGCGGCTGGTGCCGGACGAGTTGTGGGAGCTGTTCCAGCGCGTGGTGCCGGAGGCGCCATCGCGGCCGCAGGGCGGCGGCCGACGTCGGCACGGTGACCGTGAAGGGCTGGCCGCGATCGTGTTCGTGGCGACGTCGGGCTGCACGTGGCAGCAGCTGCCCGCAGCGTCGTTCGGGCCGTCCGGAGCGACGGCTCACCGCAGGTTCACCGAGTGGTCAAAGGCCCGGGTCTGGGCCAAGCTACACCGCCTGGTCCTCGACGAACTCGGAGCCCGCGGCGATCTGGACTGGTCGCGGTGTGCGATCGACTCGGTGAACATGCGGGCCTTGAAAA AGGGGGACCTGACGGGTCCGAATCCTGTGGACCGGGGCAAGTTCGGCTCGAAGATCCACCTGATCACCGAGCGGACCGGTCTGCCCCTGTCCGTCGGAATCTCGGGCGCCAACGTCCACGACAGCCAGGCCCTGATCCCGCTCGTGAAGGGCATACCGCCCATCCGCTCCCGCCGGGGTCCCCGCCGGCGCAGGCCCGGCAAGCTCCATGCCGACAAGGGCTACGACTACCGCCACCTGCGGAAATGGCTATCCCAGCGGGGTATCCGGCACCGCATCGCCCGCAAAGGCGTCGACACCTCGCAGCGGCTCGGACGGCACCGGTGGACCATCGAACGCACCATGTCCTGGCTCGCCGGCTGCCGACGGCTCCACCGTCGCTACGAGCGCAAGGCAGAGCACTTCCTTGCCTTCACAAGCATCGCCTGCACCCTCATCTGTTATCGCAGACTCGCCAAATGA
- a CDS encoding DEAD/DEAH box helicase family protein, whose translation MADHNEPVFEKEICEYLRDHGWLYSKNDRDGGKYDRERALFPADLFAWLEETQGPAYEKALKAAGSQAKFLDVLTAALDRPLEHGGGTLNILRNGVQYIGGGRLKMAQFRPETSLNETTTAHYEAMRVRVVRQVHFSTADQRSIDLVFFVNGLPVATVELKTDFTQSLDEAVNQYKRDRNPLTNGRPEPLLSFGHRALVHFAVSNGLAAMTTRLEGEKTHFLPFNIGFDSGAGNPPGANGRSSTAYLWERVWEKHAWLNIIGRLMIVQTKEEWDVTAGTSVRRTSMLFPRFHQWEAVTSIVEAVKEEGVGQRYLIEHSAGSGKTNTIAWTAHRLARLHVDDRKVFDSVIVVVDRTVLDSQLQDAIRQIDGSGKIVATISPEDVRKAGAKSKSGLLAQVLKNGELIIVVTMQTFPHALDEIRTDAGLKGKRFAVIADEAHSSQSGQISSKLKQVLTAEEVKEIEDGGEIDVESLLASEMTERAESENISYFAFTATPKNKTLELFGRKGADGKPYEFHLYSMKQAIEEGYILDVLKGYQHYDTALKIAGRAESGDGGEVEEGAARKGLMRWVQLHPTNISQKVRIIVEHFHSNVAYLLEGKAKAMVVTDSRKSAVKYKRAIDAYIARRSAEDASYNYRTLVAFSAGVTMAEEETWHSDWGPQPSKDDEFTEANMNPGAGADLAAAFKGDTYKIMLVANKFQTGFDQPLLSAMYVDKKLSGVAAVQTLSRLNRTHRTAGGEQKRKTFVIDFANKPEDIKAAFEPYFKNATLETETDPYVVVHLANKLAQAGIYTEDDVRKVAELWVTRKGNNALSAAISPAQHDFRRRYARAIAEEDKVTLQALDLFRKDVSTYVRLYDFMSQIVDYGDPYMEMLSIFLRLLEKVIAESAWAADVDLSDVVLVGVKHNKAIAVDISLVGDGQLKGISAAGTGTKKDPKYVALQVVIDKMNDLFGAESFAEYQIREFVQGLVQRLLADPNLVKQTKVNSKKQFVESQDFQAAVTEAVADNQDAHNTMADYFFTDGPAINSIIVALADAFYEAAVDQHVDS comes from the coding sequence ATGGCCGACCATAACGAGCCGGTCTTCGAGAAGGAGATCTGCGAGTACCTGCGGGATCACGGCTGGCTGTACTCGAAGAACGACCGCGACGGTGGCAAGTACGACAGAGAGCGGGCATTGTTCCCCGCTGATCTGTTCGCGTGGCTGGAGGAGACGCAGGGGCCGGCGTACGAGAAGGCGTTGAAGGCGGCGGGGTCGCAGGCGAAGTTTCTCGACGTGCTGACTGCGGCGCTCGATCGGCCGCTGGAACATGGCGGTGGGACGCTGAACATCCTGCGTAACGGGGTGCAGTACATCGGCGGTGGCCGGTTGAAGATGGCGCAGTTCCGTCCGGAGACGTCGCTCAACGAGACCACGACGGCGCACTACGAGGCGATGCGGGTGCGGGTGGTGCGGCAGGTGCACTTCTCGACCGCCGACCAGCGCAGTATCGATCTGGTCTTCTTCGTCAACGGGCTCCCGGTGGCAACGGTGGAGTTGAAGACCGACTTCACCCAGTCGCTGGACGAGGCGGTCAACCAGTACAAGCGTGATCGCAATCCGTTGACGAACGGGCGGCCGGAGCCGTTGCTGTCGTTCGGGCACCGGGCGCTGGTGCACTTCGCTGTCTCGAACGGCCTGGCGGCGATGACCACGAGGCTGGAGGGGGAGAAGACCCACTTCTTGCCGTTCAACATCGGCTTCGACAGCGGTGCCGGTAACCCGCCCGGCGCGAACGGACGGTCGTCGACGGCGTACCTGTGGGAGCGGGTGTGGGAGAAGCACGCCTGGCTGAACATCATCGGGCGGCTGATGATCGTGCAGACCAAGGAGGAGTGGGACGTCACCGCCGGCACATCGGTGCGGCGTACGAGCATGCTCTTCCCGCGGTTCCACCAGTGGGAGGCCGTCACGAGCATCGTCGAGGCGGTGAAGGAGGAGGGTGTGGGGCAGCGGTACCTGATTGAGCACTCGGCCGGGTCGGGGAAGACGAACACCATCGCCTGGACCGCCCATCGGCTGGCGCGGCTGCATGTCGATGATCGGAAGGTCTTCGACTCGGTCATCGTGGTCGTCGACCGCACCGTTCTCGACTCCCAGTTGCAGGATGCGATCCGGCAGATCGACGGCTCCGGCAAGATCGTCGCGACTATCAGCCCCGAGGACGTCCGCAAGGCCGGCGCGAAGTCGAAGTCGGGTCTGCTGGCACAGGTGTTGAAGAACGGTGAGCTGATCATCGTCGTGACGATGCAGACCTTCCCGCATGCGCTGGACGAGATACGGACCGACGCTGGCCTGAAGGGCAAGCGCTTTGCCGTCATCGCCGATGAGGCGCACTCCTCCCAGTCGGGTCAGATCTCCTCGAAGTTGAAGCAGGTACTGACCGCTGAGGAGGTGAAGGAGATCGAGGATGGTGGCGAGATCGATGTGGAGTCGTTGCTGGCCTCGGAGATGACCGAGCGGGCCGAGTCGGAGAACATCTCCTACTTCGCCTTCACTGCGACGCCGAAGAACAAGACGCTGGAGCTGTTCGGCCGCAAGGGCGCCGACGGGAAACCGTACGAGTTCCACCTGTATTCGATGAAGCAGGCGATCGAGGAGGGCTACATCCTCGACGTGCTCAAGGGCTACCAGCACTACGACACCGCGTTGAAGATCGCCGGCAGGGCCGAGAGTGGTGACGGAGGGGAGGTCGAGGAGGGTGCCGCCCGGAAGGGCCTGATGCGGTGGGTGCAGCTCCACCCGACGAACATCAGCCAGAAGGTGCGAATCATCGTCGAGCACTTCCACTCCAACGTCGCTTACCTCCTCGAAGGCAAGGCGAAGGCGATGGTGGTGACCGACTCGCGCAAGTCCGCGGTGAAGTACAAGCGGGCCATCGACGCCTATATCGCCAGGCGCAGCGCCGAGGACGCCTCGTACAACTACCGCACCCTGGTCGCCTTCTCCGCCGGGGTAACGATGGCCGAGGAGGAGACGTGGCACAGTGACTGGGGCCCGCAGCCGTCTAAGGATGACGAGTTCACCGAGGCCAACATGAACCCCGGTGCCGGGGCTGATCTGGCGGCCGCGTTCAAGGGTGATACGTACAAGATCATGCTGGTCGCCAACAAGTTCCAGACCGGCTTCGACCAGCCCTTACTCTCGGCGATGTACGTCGACAAGAAGCTGTCGGGGGTCGCCGCGGTACAGACGCTCTCGCGGCTCAACCGCACCCACCGAACCGCTGGTGGGGAGCAGAAGCGCAAGACGTTCGTCATCGACTTCGCCAACAAGCCCGAGGACATCAAGGCGGCCTTCGAGCCGTACTTCAAGAACGCCACCCTGGAGACCGAGACCGACCCGTACGTCGTCGTCCACCTGGCTAACAAGCTCGCCCAGGCCGGAATCTACACCGAGGACGACGTCCGCAAGGTCGCCGAACTGTGGGTGACACGGAAGGGCAACAACGCACTCTCGGCGGCGATTAGCCCGGCGCAGCACGACTTCCGGCGCCGCTACGCGCGGGCGATCGCGGAAGAGGACAAGGTCACGCTCCAGGCGCTCGACCTGTTCCGCAAGGACGTCTCCACCTACGTACGCCTCTATGACTTCATGTCCCAGATCGTCGACTACGGCGACCCCTACATGGAGATGCTCTCGATCTTCCTGCGCCTGCTGGAGAAGGTCATCGCCGAGTCCGCGTGGGCGGCCGACGTCGACCTCTCCGACGTGGTGCTGGTCGGGGTCAAGCACAACAAGGCAATCGCGGTCGACATCTCGCTCGTGGGTGACGGGCAGCTGAAGGGCATCAGCGCCGCCGGCACAGGAACGAAGAAGGACCCGAAGTACGTCGCGCTCCAGGTCGTCATAGACAAAATGAACGACCTCTTCGGCGCCGAGTCGTTCGCCGAGTACCAGATCAGGGAATTCGTGCAGGGCCTCGTCCAGCGGTTGCTCGCCGACCCGAACTTGGTAAAGCAGACCAAGGTGAACTCCAAGAAGCAGTTCGTGGAGTCGCAGGACTTCCAAGCAGCCGTTACGGAGGCGGTCGCAGACAACCAGGACGCCCACAACACGATGGCCGACTATTTCTTCACCGACGGGCCGGCCATCAACTCGATCATCGTCGCCCTCGCGGATGCCTTCTACGAAGCAGCGGTCGATCAGCACGTGGATTCTTAG